One Choloepus didactylus isolate mChoDid1 chromosome 8, mChoDid1.pri, whole genome shotgun sequence DNA window includes the following coding sequences:
- the LOC119542026 gene encoding elongation factor 1-alpha 1-like: MGKEKTHINIVVIGHVDSGKSTTTGHLIYKCGGIDKRTIEKFEKEAAEMGKRSFKYAWVLDKLKAERERGITIDISLWKFETSKYYVTITDAPGHRDFIKNMITGTSQADCAVLSAAAGVGEFEAGISKNGQTRECALLAYTLGVKQLIVGVNKMDSTEPPYSQKRYEEIIKEVSTYIKKIGYNPDTVAFVPISGWNGENMLEPSANMPWFKGWKVTRKDGNASGTTLLEALDCILPPTRPTDKPLRLPLQDVYKIGGIGTVPVGRVETGVLKPGMVVTFAPVNVTTEVKSVEMHHEALSEALPEDTVGFNVKNMSVKDVRHGNVAGDSKNDPPMEAAGFTAQVIILNHPGQISAGYAPVLDCHTAHIACKFAELKEKIDRHSGKKLEDGPKFLKPGDAAIVDMVPGKPMCVESFSDYPPLGRFAVRDMRQTVAVGVIKAVDKKAAGAGKVTKSAQKAQKAK, encoded by the coding sequence atgggaaaggaaaagactcataTCAACATTGTCGTTATTGGACACGTAGATTCGGGCAAATCCACCACTACTGGCCACCTGATCTACAAATGTGGTGGAATCGACAAAAGAACCATCgaaaaatttgagaaggaggctgctgagatgggaaagcGGTCCTTCAAATATGCCTGGGTCTTGGATAAACTGAAAGCTGAACGTGAGCGTGGTATCACCATTGATATCTCCCTGTGGAAATTTGAGACCAGCAAGTACTATGTGACCATCACTGATGCCCCAGGGCACagagactttattaaaaacatgatcACAGGCACGTCTCAGGCTGACTGTGCTGTCCTGAGTGCTGCTGCTGGTGTTGGTGAATTTGAAGCTGGTATCTCCAAGAATGGGCAGACCCGTGAGTGTGCCCTTCTGGCTTACACACTgggtgtgaaacaactaattgttggTGTTAACAAAATGGATTCCACTGAGCCACCCTACAGCCAGAAGAGATACGAGGAAATCATTAAGGAAGTcagcacctacattaagaaaattggctACAACCCCGACACAGTAGCATTTGTGCCAATTTCTGGTTGGAATGGTGAAAACATGCTGGAGCCAAGTGCTAACATGCCTTGGTTCAAGGGATGGAAAGTCACCCGTAAGGATGGCAATGCCAGTGGAACCACACTGCTTGAAGCTCTGGATTGCATCCTGCCACCCACTCGTCCAACTGACAAACCCTTGCGTCTGCCTCTTCAGGATGTCTACAAAATTGGTGGTATTGGTACTGTCCCTGTGGGCCGAGTGGAGACTGGTGTTCTCAAACCGGGCATGGTGGTCACCTTTGCTCCAGTCAACGTTACAACTGAAGTCAAGTCTGTTGAGATGCACCATGAAGCACTGAGTGAAGCTCTTCCTGAGGACACTGTGGGCTTCAATGTCAAGAACATGTCTGTAAAAGATGTTCGTCATGGCAATGTGGCTGGTGACAGCAAAAACGATCCACCGATGGAAGCAGCTGGTTTTACTGCTCAGGTGATTATCCTGAACCATCCAGGCCAGATCAGTGCTGGCTATGCACCTGTGCTGGACTGTCACACAGCTCACATTGCTTGCAAGTTTGCTGAGCTGAAGGAGAAGATTGATCGTCATTCtggtaagaagctggaagatggccccaaatttctgaaaCCTGGTGATGCTGCCATTGTTGATATGGTTCCTGGCAAGCCCATGTGTGTTGAGAGCTTCTCTGATTATCCTCCTCTGGGTCGTTTTGCTGTTCGGGATATGAGACAGACAGTTGCTGTGGGTGTCATCAAGGCCGTggacaagaaggctgctggagctggcaaggtcaccaagtctgcccagaaagctcagaaggctaaatga